One genomic window of Rhizomicrobium sp. includes the following:
- a CDS encoding DUF4926 domain-containing protein, whose amino-acid sequence MEASLSERLGTEMMIENAVRLKLLDVVALLNDREGLARGQVGTIVELLDGGTALVEFSDGEGRAFATLPCPLSELIVLHYERQPA is encoded by the coding sequence ATGGAAGCGTCGCTGTCTGAGCGATTGGGTACTGAAATGATGATTGAAAATGCTGTTCGGCTGAAATTGCTCGATGTCGTCGCTCTGTTGAACGACCGCGAGGGATTGGCACGCGGCCAGGTCGGAACGATTGTCGAGCTTCTGGACGGCGGCACCGCTCTTGTCGAGTTCAGCGACGGCGAGGGCCGCGCCTTTGCGACCCTGCCATGCCCGCTCTCCGAACTGATCGTTCTGCACTATGAGCGTCAGCCGGCCTGA
- the cmk gene encoding (d)CMP kinase has product MSIVIAVDGTAASGKGTLAKRLARHFNFAHMDSGSLYRLTALAVLEAKGDPTNQADALQGARAVDLSRAGSPAIRTDVVGKAASQVSAIPAVRRALHDYQIAFLDHPPGGSLGAVMDGRDIGTVIAPAATAKLFVDADPKIRAHRRLLELETMGILRDEADLLQEILARDQADRTRPISPMVRAKDADLLDTTVLSIDAAFAAALALVSPKIEDALKARHRG; this is encoded by the coding sequence ATGAGCATCGTCATCGCCGTCGATGGGACCGCCGCCTCCGGCAAGGGCACGCTCGCCAAGCGCCTCGCCCGCCACTTCAACTTCGCACATATGGATTCCGGCTCGCTGTACCGGCTGACCGCGCTCGCCGTGCTGGAGGCCAAGGGCGATCCGACCAACCAGGCGGACGCGCTCCAGGGCGCCCGCGCCGTCGATCTTTCCCGCGCCGGCAGTCCCGCCATCCGCACCGATGTGGTCGGCAAGGCGGCCAGCCAGGTTTCCGCCATCCCCGCCGTGCGCCGGGCGCTGCACGACTACCAGATCGCCTTCCTCGACCACCCGCCCGGCGGCAGCCTGGGCGCCGTGATGGATGGCCGCGACATCGGCACCGTCATCGCCCCCGCCGCCACGGCCAAATTGTTCGTCGACGCCGATCCCAAAATCCGCGCCCATCGCCGGCTGCTGGAACTGGAAACCATGGGCATCCTCCGCGACGAGGCGGATCTGCTCCAGGAAATCCTGGCCCGCGACCAGGCCGACCGCACCCGGCCCATCTCCCCGATGGTCCGGGCCAAGGATGCGGACTTGCTTGATACCACCGTATTGAGTATAGACGCGGCGTTCGCGGCAGCCCTCGCTTTGGTCTCACCGAAGATCGAGGACGCGCTCAAGGCTCGCCACAGGGGTTAG